The following coding sequences lie in one Heyndrickxia oleronia genomic window:
- the coaD gene encoding pantetheine-phosphate adenylyltransferase encodes MGSIAVCPGSFDPVTYGHLDIIKRAAKVFDKVYVVILNNSAKNPLFTVEERVHLIEEVTKAIPNVSVDSFQGLLVDYAKSVQANAIIRGLRAVSDFEYEMQITSMNRVLNEEIETFFIMTNNQYSFLSSSIVKEAAKYKGSISELVPPEVERALNEKYSKYKEK; translated from the coding sequence ATGGGGAGTATCGCAGTTTGTCCAGGTAGTTTTGATCCTGTTACATACGGACATTTAGATATTATAAAAAGGGCTGCTAAAGTATTTGATAAGGTATATGTCGTCATCTTAAATAATTCAGCTAAAAATCCTTTATTTACAGTGGAAGAAAGAGTTCATTTAATTGAAGAGGTAACCAAGGCTATTCCAAATGTTTCTGTTGATTCATTTCAAGGCTTACTGGTTGATTATGCAAAAAGTGTTCAAGCCAATGCGATTATTCGGGGGCTTAGAGCTGTTTCTGATTTCGAATACGAAATGCAAATTACATCAATGAATAGGGTTCTAAATGAGGAAATTGAGACGTTTTTTATTATGACGAATAATCAGTATTCCTTTCTAAGCTCGAGCATTGTAAAGGAGGCTGCAAAGTATAAAGGCTCCATATCTGAACTTGTTCCACCTGAAGTCGAAAGAGCATTAAATGAAAAATATAGTAAATATAAGGAAAAATAG
- the rsmD gene encoding 16S rRNA (guanine(966)-N(2))-methyltransferase RsmD, whose translation MRVISGSQKGKQLKSVSGNQTRPTTDKVKEAIFNMVGPYFEKGIGLDLFAGSGGLGIEGLSRGLEKVIFVDRDHQAYQTIKSNIHSCGFEEQSEIYRNDSERALNAIIKRNIQFDIIFLDPPYKKQKLISLLEIIDREKLLVGSGYVVCEHSSDIQLPDNVGELEQVKKAQYGIISISIYSTIGKGD comes from the coding sequence ATGAGAGTAATTTCTGGCAGCCAAAAAGGCAAGCAGTTGAAATCTGTTTCAGGAAATCAAACAAGACCAACTACTGATAAGGTTAAAGAAGCTATTTTTAATATGGTAGGACCTTATTTTGAAAAAGGCATTGGATTAGATTTATTTGCTGGAAGTGGTGGTCTTGGTATTGAAGGATTAAGCCGGGGGTTAGAAAAGGTTATTTTTGTTGACCGAGATCACCAGGCATATCAAACGATCAAATCGAATATTCACTCATGTGGTTTTGAAGAGCAAAGTGAAATATATCGAAATGATTCAGAAAGAGCACTAAATGCGATAATAAAAAGAAATATACAATTTGATATTATTTTCTTAGATCCACCATATAAAAAGCAGAAATTAATTTCTTTACTAGAAATTATTGATAGGGAGAAATTACTAGTTGGAAGCGGTTACGTTGTTTGTGAACATAGTTCAGACATTCAATTGCCAGACAATGTGGGAGAACTTGAACAGGTGAAAAAGGCGCAATATGGAATTATAAGTATTTCTATTTATAGTACGATTGGCAAAGGTGACTAA